AGATGTTCAGCATGGGCGCGGGCATCGTCAAAGCGAGCACCGTACAGGACCACTTCTGCTCCCAGGTTTTGCATGGCCCGCACTTTCAGAGGGTTGGCTTCTGCGGGCATCACAATGGTGGCTTTGACCCCATGGCAGTGGGCTGCGTAAGCCACAGACTGTCCGTGGTTGCCGGTGGAATAGGAGATCACCCCCCGCTTCAGTTCTGCAGGGTCCATCTGGGAAAGCAGGTAAAGCCCACCCCTGACCTTGAATGCACCAGTGAGATGGGTGTTTTCATGTTTGATCAGGCATGGGGTGCCCAGCCACTGGTTCAGGGCAGGATGGCTGATCAGTGGTGTGCGAAACAGATGTCGGGAGATCACCTGACGGGCATGCAAGATCTCATGGAAGGAAGGCCAGTGTTCTTGCAAATCTGCAGGAGAGGGAAGTGCTACTGTTTCCATATTGATAGCGCTATCTATATTCTTCATATATGATGATAGCACATGACTTCTGAAGCTTCCAGACGCTCCTCCGAACGCATCTACCAGGAGCTGAAACAGCACATCCAATCCAGCATGAAACCCGGAGCTCCCCTCCCCTCTTCGCGCAGTCTGGTGGAGCAACACCAGGCCAGCCCCAACACCATCCAGAAAGTGGTTTCCAGATTGATGCAGGAAGGTCTGGTGGTCAGTCGCGCCGGACGGGGGGTGTTTGTGGCAGAAAAACCGCAAATCACATCCAGCACAGCAGACTTCGGGTGGCAATCGGTGCTGCTGGGGGCCAGCCCTGCCCTGCAACAAGATTTCCAGAGCCTGTACACTCCGGCACCTGCAGGGGTGATTCCACTGGGCAGTGGATATCTGGATGCCAGTTTGCAACCCGGTGCGCTGCTGGCGGCTGCCATGCAAAGGGCTTCCCGGCGACCCCTGATCTGGGACCGCATTTCTCCTGAAGGACTGGAACCCCTGCGCAACTGGTTCGCCCAGAAACTTGGTGTGCAGGCCCAGAATACCCTGATCACCTCTGGAGCGCAAACAGCCCTCTCCACGGTCTTCAGCGTGCTGGCCCACTCGGAAGGCCTTCCGGTGCTGGTAGAATCCCCCTGCCATCTGGGCACCCTCGCCATTTTGCGGTCTTGTGGCATGAAACCCATACCGGTTCCGGCGGACCATGCTGGGATGCGTCCTGATTTGCTGGAACAGCTTCTGCAAAGCACCTCAGCCCGGATCCTGACCTGCCAGCCCACCTACCAGAATCCCACAGGCCTGTGCTGGCCTGAACAGCGCAGAAAAGACATCCTTGCCCTCTGCAAAAAACACGGGGTGCTGATTGTGGAAGATGGCGCCACCCAGGATCTGGGCCTGGACGGACCTCCTCCTCCCAATCTGGTGAAAATGGCTCCAGAACAGGTGGTTCATGTGTACTCCCTGACCAAGCCTGTGGCGGCAGGTTTGCGCATCGCAGCCATTGCGGCCACAGGCCCTGTTCTGCAACGCCTGAGAACCGCCCTGGTGGTGGATGACCTTTTTGTGACCGGGGTGATGCAGGAAGCCGCCCTGGAACTGGTGACTTCTGCCCAGTGGTCCAGACACCTGAAAACCGTTCAGGGCACCCTGAAAGAACGACGGGATGTGCTGGTGGGTCAGGTGCAGGTCCATCTGCCCAACTGGAAAATCCAGCATGTGCCCACCGGAGGGTTTTACATCTGGGTCAAACTGCCAGAAGACCAGGACGATGCTGTCTTTGCCAGATTGGCCCTGCAACATGGAGTGCAGGTCAGTGCAGGACATGCCTGGTTTCCTGCAGAAAGCGAAGGACCACACCTCCGTCTGAGTTATGCCGGAGCCAGCCTGGAACAGATCAGGCAGGGCGTGACCACTCTGGCTGATCTGGGTTCAAAAAAATAAATCCAGAAGGCTTTGAACTTTTGACCTGCCAGGTTCCGTATCTTGCTCAGCTCAATCGAACAAGAAAGCAGGTCATCCTGTGGGAAACAAAATACAGAGAACGTGCAATGTGTGTGAGCACCAGTGGCTTGCAGATCAGGAATTCGAAACCAAACTCTTCCGGGAAGCCGCCAATGAAGCCCTGAAAGCAGAAATTTCCCAGCGTGGTTTGCTTAAACTGGACCTCACCCGCCTGATTCAGAAACGGGTGCAGGCCAGTGTGGGCCGTTCTGTGCTGGGAAATTCAGTGGCCGCCCAGGAACTTCGCATCTCCCGCACCTGCCCCAGCTGTCAGACCTACCAGAAGTTCACCGAAAGACCCTTTGACACAGCAGATGTGCGTCAGGTGGCACAGGCACTGAACCTGGACACCCCTGAAAGCAAAGAACCTGCCCTCCTCCCTGTCCGGGATTTGCTGGGAGAACTGGATCATTTGCTGGAATTGTTTTCTCAGCGCAAGATCACCTCTGAAGAGTTCACAAAGCGGCAACAGGCCCTGATCCAGTTCTGATTTCTGGAAACAACCCAGCATCCAGGAAACCATTTCATCTGGGTTTTAACTTCAGGTGGCATTTTGAAATGGAGTGAGTTCCCAAACCCTCTTTAACCCCAGACGCAAGTCTGGGTTTTTTCAACCCAGTGCCCAGACGCAAGTCTGGGTTTTTTCATGACCCACCTGGGTGTTGCAGAACCGCACCCTGCCTCATGTTGGCTTCAGCAAATTCCACCCAACTGGCCCGAAAGCAGTTATCATGGAACAGATGACCACACAGCCAGAACAGGTACTCCACAGTCTGCTGAAGGCCTCCAGTGAGCGCTCCAGCCGCGATTTCCTCCACGTGCTGGCCCATGAACTGTCCTCCCTTTTTGGCGCAGAACGTGTGCTGGTTGCTGAATCTCTAGACATTTCCAGAGCTCAGGTGCGTCTGGTTGCGGGTTTTGAAGGGGAAGCAGACCTCACAGATGCCGTGCTGGATGTTTCCACTTTGCCCTGCAACGAAGTGTATGCCGGAGAGGTGGTGGCTTTCACTGCAGGCCTGCAGGAACAATTTCCACTTGCAGCCCCTTACCAGAGTTACCTGGGCTGGCCCCTGCTGGATGCCACAGGTCAATTGATTGGACATTTTGCGCTTTATTCCAGACAGGCAGACCTTGCCTGGGACCAGCAACTGCTGGCCCCTGTTGCACGCATCATGGAGTCTGAAGTGCACCGCATCCTGCTGGAACGGGAACAGGAGCGGCTGAGCCAGGAGCTCAGTTCATTGAACGAAAAGCTTTTGCAAGAAAGCATTCTGGACCCCCTGACCGGCCTGCTCAACCGCCAGCATTTCACCCAGTTGCTGCTGGGCGAATTCCTGCGCTTCAAACGGTATGGAGAAAGCTTCGGGCTTTTGACCATTGGGGTGGATGAGTTCCGCCGCATCAACGACCGCTTTGGGCACGATGCTGGAGACATGGTGATCAAAGAAGTGGCTGCAGCCATCAATCAGGAAATCCGCCATGGGGTGGACATGACCGCCCGGCTTTCCGGAGAAGAGTTTGTGGTCCTTGCCGTGCACGCACGCCTGGACAATGCTGCTGTGCTGGCAGAACGCCTGAGGCGTCGTCTGGGACAGCTCAGTTACACCCTGCCCGAAGGCACCCTGAAAGTCACTTGCTGCGTGGGCATCAGTGTGGTCGCTCCAGAAGACAGCACCTGGGAACAGGTGCTCAAACGGGCCAACATTGGTCTGTACGAGGCCAAATCCAGGGGTCGCAATCAGGTGGTGGCCTGGGTTTAACCCGCAGAACGGGTCTGTAAAATCAGTTCTGCAGAATCCATTCTGCGGCCCGCTCTGCCACCATCATTGTGGGAAACTGGGTGTTGGCTCTGGGCAGTGTGGGCATCACTGAAGCATCTGTGATGTAGAGGTTTTTCAAACCCCTCACCTGCAAACGGTCATCGACCACTGCCTGATTGTGGTCTCCCATCTGGCAGGTGCCCACAGGGTGATAGAGGGTTTGCAGGCTGTTCTGCACATGAAATTGCAGGTCCTTGTGGGCAGGCAGGAGCTCTTTGCCCTTGAAGGGTTTCAGGGCTGCCTGACTGGCAATCTCGCGGGCCACCTCCAGACCCCGAATCAGGGCATAGAGGTCTTCGGGTTCCTGCAGGTAATGGGGATCAATCAGGGGTGGGGACAACGGATCTGAATTCTCCACCCACAAAGAGCCTCTGCTGGATGGAGTGAGCAGGGTGGGACCGATGCTGAAAGCAGGCATGGGTGGAGGGGTGATGCCATGGTCCCGGTAGTACACCGGAGCCATGTGGTATTGCAGATCAGGTGCAGTGAGGCTGGACTGGCTTTTGATGAACCCCCCTGCTTCTGCAATGTTGCTGGTCAGGGGTCCCTGTTTTCTGAGGGCATAGTTGAGCACATGCTGGGGTTGCAGGGCAGTTTCCAGTGTGTCTGAAGTGGTGGCCTGGAAAATCAGAGGAACGGCTGGGTGGTCTTGCAGGTTGCGGCCCACCCCGGGCAAAGCATGTTCCAGAGCTATGCCTGCAGCCTTCAGAATGCGGGGATCTCCAATGCCTGAGTGCATCAACAGATGGGGAGAGTGGATGGCCCCAGCAGTCAGAATCACTCCACGGGTGGCAAAAGCATTGCGCACCTCACCTCCCTGCAGGTAAGTCACCCCTCTGGCGATTTTGTTGTGCAGCAAAATGCGCAGCACCTGTGCTCTGGTTTTGAGGGTGTACCCTGAAATGCCCTGCAGATAGGCATGGTAGGGGGAATGACGCTCTCCCCTGCGGTGGTTGACATGGTAGACCCCAAAACCATTGGGGTTCCCGTTGTTGAAGTCCTGGGTGGCAGGGTATCCCAGTTGCACTGCAGCCCGCAAAAACGCTCTGGTGATGGGATGGGTGAATTCCCGCTCACTGACCCGCATGGGGCCGCCCTGTCCATGCTGGGGGGTTTTCAGGAAGTGCCCTTCGATGCGTTGAAAATAAGGCAGCACCTGATCCCAGGACCAATCTGCTCCCCAGGCAGCGTAATCTTGCTGGTGTCCCCACATCACGATCATGGCATTGATGGCCCCGGACCCGCCCAGGGTTTTGCCTCTGGGCCAGTAAAGGGTCCTGCCCAGCAGGTGCCTCTGGGGCTGGGTGTACAGCTGCCAGTCATAGGTGGTTCGGAACAGTTGACTGAACGCAGCGGGAATCTTGATGCGGGGATCGTGATCCCTTCCTCCGGCTTCCAGCAGCAGCACGCTGGCTCCCGCATCCAGCAACCTGCGGGTGACCACACATCCTGCACTGCCTGCGCCGATCACGATGAAGTCATGGGTCATGGTGTAGCCTTCAGCCTACCAGATGGGAACAGGCAAGTGATCTGTCACCCATTTTAAACTCAGTATAAAAATCTGCTATGATGGGGGCACCTATGCAAACCGAAATGCTCAACCAGATGCTGGCAACGGTTCCCTTCAATGGCTGGATGAATGTGCAGGTCACCGGGCTGCAAAAAGGTGCAGCCACCTGCACCCTGGAACCCCGCAGAGAACTGCTCAACCACATTGGCACCCTGCATGCTGCAGTGCAATTTGGATTGGCGGAATCCGCCTGTGGTGCAGCCATCGCCAGTTCCCTCCCTGGAGGCCTTCTGGCTTACACCCCCCTGATCACCAGAGTGGACTTTCAGTATCTTGCAGCCCTGAAAGGCAAAGGCACTGCCCGGGCACAAATTGCAGAAGATGCCCTGGAAAACCTGCTTTCAGAGCTGGAAGTTGCAGGCAGAACCCGCGTCAATGTGCAGGTGGAAGTCACAGGAGAAGATGGTGTGGTTGCCGCTGCTGGCACGCTGGAGTGGTACGTGCGCAAAAACCAGAATTGATCTCCTGAAGCAAGCAAAGAACCCCGAACATTCGGGGTTCTTTGCTTGTGGGAAGTTGCGGAGCGCAGATCAGGTTGAAGGGCAGCAATCAGAAAGGTGACGGAGGGTCTGAAGAGGCAGAGAAGAGATGGAGAGAGACATTGAAGAGGAAAGGTGAGGTGTGAGGATCAGGGTTGCCAGTTGCCGCCACTGTAGGTGACAGGACCCGTGGAAGGCACGGTGTAGCTGCGGTTGCTTCCACCTTCCCAGGTGACCGCTGCATTGTTGTCTCCGGGTTTCTTGATGAATTTGAACTGGACGGCTCCGGCAGGCAGGGTGGCCGTGGTCTTCCAGGTGCACACCGAACCCGAGCAGTTGCTGGCCGTCATGGGCAGGGCATTTGCGGTGTTCCATGCACCCAGTTCGGTGGTGTTGCCCACCAGATAGAGGCTCTGGCCCACCCAGGTGCTGGCAGAAACCTGGAACGTCACAGCAGTACCCGTGGGAGGTGGCGGGGTGCCGCCTGCCTTATAGATGGCCATGCTCTGGGCTGGAATGCTGACGGGGAGGCTTCCACTGGTCACGGTGGCAGTGGATGGAGCGCCTGCAGCCAGTTGATCGGTGAAGACCGTTCCATTGGTCAGGGCTGCTTTGTCGGTGGCACTGATTCCGCTGCTCTGAATGGGCACATTGATGCTGGAGGTGGAGGTGGAGGTGTTGATCACCACCACAATGCGGTTGCTGCCACTGCCCCGGTAATAGGCAAACACGTTCTGTCCGCCATTGGGACGCCAGAGTTCAGTGTAACTGCCTTTCCAGAGGGCTTCGTTGCTGGTGCGAATGCCGGTGAGTTTCTTCAGGTAATCGTAGGTGGCTTTGGGGGTTGCGCCACCTGCCAGGAATCCGCTGGCCGTGGTGTTTCTGCCGGTGTCGGTCCAGGCCCAGGAAGGCATGTCTTTGCGGTTGTCCGGGTCCGTTCCGCCGTACATCCCGATTTCATCTCCGTAGTAGATTTGCGGAATACCAGGAACCGTGAACAGGGAGCCCAGAGCCAGCTGGTAACGCTTGCGAATATCGGTTTCAGCCACACCTGCGCCAGGTTCGTTGAGGAAACGCTGCACATCGTGGTTGTCCAGCAAATTGATGGTCAGCAGGGAGCGGTCTGCACCCCAGGTGGTGTAATAGCTGCTGATCTTGCTGGCCAGAATGTCCAGGCTTCCTCCCTTGGCAATGGAATCCACAAAGGCTTTTCTGAGCGGGAAGTTGATCACCGAATCAAAGCCAGCATTCATGAAGGGGGTCAGGTCGCTGGGGTTGGTGTCGTAGAAGGCTTCTGCAAAAGTGAACACATTGGCTTTGGCTGCATTGATGCCCGGAACCCAGCTGCCAGACCAGTAGCTGTTGGGAACGTGTCGGGCGGTGTCCATGCGAATGGAGTCCACATTGTAGGTGGTGACCCACTGCTTGGAAAGGTTGGTCAGGTAACTGGCCACTGCACTGTTTTCCTGAGCAAAGTCAGGCAGGGCGTACAGGTCACAGTAAATGTCTGGATCGCCCAGATAAGTGCACTGGGGCTTGGGGGGGTGAATCCAGCTGGGTTGCTGGGTGGTGATGGGTGCCCCCACCCCTCCGTGGTTGACCACCATGTCCATGATGTATTTCATGTTGTAGGTGCTGTTGTGCATGGTGGTGATCAGGTTGGTGAGGTCTGTACCACTGCCCAGTTTGGGTTCGATGTTGATGTTGCCCGGGTAGCTGTATTTGGGCCAGTAGCCGTGATAGCCACAAGAACCGTCACTCTGTTGACCCACCTGTTCATAAACGGGAGTGGTCCAGATGGCCGTGGCACCCAGATCCTTGATGTAAGCCAGCTTGTTTTGCAAACCCTGGAGGTCGCCCCCGTGAAATTTGCGGGCATTGGCAGGGTCAAAACAGTTGGCCGATCCAGCATTGTCATTGGCAGTGTTGCCATTGGAGAACCGGTCTGTGAAGAGCAGGTAGATCACCTGTTTGCGCCAGTCATCAATGGCGCTTCCACTGATGGTCTGGGGTTTGATGCTGGTCTGGTTGGACAGAGAAACCTGGGGGGTCTGCTGGCTGCAGGCGGCAAGAGACAGGGTCAGCAGGGCCAATACACCATGACGTTTCTTCACGGAGGAGTGCTCCTTTCAGGCTTGGTGGTTGATTTGTTTGTGTTGAATAGATGATAGCCCATTGGTGCTTAAACTGGAAGCAATTCCAGGATTGTATACAGCGATTTGTCTATACATATATTCAAAATGATCACAACTTCATATTTTCAAATTCGGTTTCTCGCAAGGGCGCATGGAAACCGAGGTTTTTTAAAACGACCAAAAGAATATTTCTCTTACTGGACGCATTTTTCTGTAAACCTGCCTTCCGATGCACCTGCACAGGACAATGACAAGAATAATATTTTGCAATACTTACTTTTCTTTTAATTGTCAATTTGCCACCTTGCCTCCCAGCGAATACGCTGTCAGAACAGAGAGCATTCCGAAGGTGCATGATTAAAAGTAATCAACTATCACAATGATTCTCAAAGGCTTCTGCTGCACCTCTGCAAAAATCCCGTTGTTCCATTTTGGGTCAGTCCAACAAAAAAGTGCCTTCTGTAAGGCACTTTTGAGCAGAATTTTGTCTCTCAATTGAGGGTGCGCTGGTCTGCCTGCTGCAGCACATCTTTGGCACGGGACACATACCCCTGCAGCGTCAAATACCAGTCATCGCTGGGATCAGTGAATTTCAGGGCCTGCTCTGCATGCACCAGAATGTGGTCAGGCTGTGCGAAACCCTGCTGCACCAGAATGTCTGCCATCATCTGCTGGGACACCAGCCATTCCCTTCCCCCTTCTGCTGCCGTGTCTGCCACACGCTGATAATGGTTCAGGGCCTCGTCCAGGTGGTAGTAATCCATGGCAATGTTGCCCAGCACCAGACTGGCCGGCACCACAGCACCCTGTTCAAGGGCATCCTGGGCCAGGGTTTCTGCTTCGGTCAGACGACCCATGCGGTATTCGGCATCGGCCAGATCTGCCTGGGCTTCTGGAAGGTAGGCATAATCCGGGTCACGCAGCACCTGTTGCAAGTTTTCCAGGGCTTCCAGGGGCTGATCGCTGTCCAGATGGGCAATGCCAATTTCATGCAGGCAGTAACTGGCTTCTGTCTCGGTCAAATTGAGGGCATCTTTGAAGTGCACCAGAGCCTCTGCTGGACGGCCAAGCCCCATCAGGGCCTGTCCAAACACCAGGGCCACCCCATAACTGGGGTCTCCCAGTTCTTTTTCCAGACGGTCTGCCTCTTCAATCCATTTCAGGGCATCCGGATAATGGCTCTGGTTCAGGTGCACCTGGGCCAGGGTGTAGGCATATTGCAACTTCTGCTCTGGTGTCACCAGGTCCAGATAGGACTCGATGAATTCCAGCAATTTCTGGGCATCTGAAAGCTCATTCTGGGAAAGCAGCACATTGGACAGATCCAGGCTGAGCACAAACTGGTGCCAGGGGACTTTGACCAGCCTGAGTGCCGAGCGGTATTCCTCTCCCGCAGGTTGAAATTCTCCGGCCTGATCCAGCAATTTGCCATACCAGGCATGAAAACGCCATTTCAGGTGTTCTGGTAACCTGTCCTCTGCCAGAACATGCAAGATGTCACGGGCCTGCTGGTCTTCTCCGAGGTTCATCAGGGTGCATGCCGCAAAAAAACGGCTGGTGTCATCTCCCTGGGTTCCGGCCAGAGCGTCTTCGCTGGCATCTTCTGTGTCTTCGCCATAACTCAGAAAGAAACCCCTCAACACCTGAAAACGGGGCGTCTCTGCCAGGGTTTCATCGAGTTCTGCAGCAGACATCAGGGCACCCAGTCCTTCGTCGATCAACTCAGGGCCGTGCAAAGCGTACAATTCAGCAGCCAGCAGGGCCAGTTGTGCCCGTTCCTGCTCGCTTTTTTTCGGGTAAATCTGATCCAGGGTCTGGAAGGCCAGGTCAAAACGGTCTTCCTGCATCACCTGGTGGATGTAATTGATGGTGTCTTGCAACCCTTCCAACCTATTTCACACTCCCTCAGTTGGGATAGTTTATCTTATATCAGCGTTCAGCAGTCAGCCTTCAGTCAACAGCCAATAGCATGATTTTATTGTGCGTGTTCTTGCACAGGGGATCAAAGGAAGGTTCCAGGGTGGTCTTGCTATTGCAGGTCCTATTTTCACATCAAATGCTCATTTTTTACTGCCAAAACGCTGATCCTGACCTTTGAACAACCCGCACCAGATCTGCAATTGTACCGCTGACCGCTGAAGGCTGGTGTCCACCTGCTGTTTCCTCCCCACCTTTGGGTGTTTTCTAATAATCATCTCTCACTTGAGTCTGGTACACTCAAGTTGTTGGAGGTTCAGTCTTGATACGCATACAGCCCTGGTTTCTGGTTTTGATCGTCCTGATCGCACTCGCGGTCATCACCGGATCAAACGGAGTCTCGAGAACTTCGGAAGTCAGTTACACCACATTCACGCAACTCGTCAAAGACCAAAAAGTTGAATCTGTTGAAATCGATGGCAGTGCCTCAACGGCCTATGTCAAGTTGATTGCACCTGAAGATGTTGCCACTGTGAATGGACAGGACAAGTCCATCAGTGTCTTCAGGGTCAATCTGGTTTCCGATGCCAGCATTCCCGATTCCACCCTCATTCCCGACCTGAAAGAAGCCGGTGTTCAAGTCCACAGGCAGTTGCCCAACCAGTGGTGGGGTTTGCTGCTCTCCTTCGGGCCCGTGCTCTTGCTGGTGGCCCTCTTCTACTTTGTGTTCATGCGGGCACAGGGCGGACAGAGCCAGGTCTTCCAGTTCGGACAGTCCCGTGCCAAACGGTATGGCAAGGAAAACAAGGTTCCCACCAAGTTCTCTGATGTGGCTGGCCATGAAGAAGCCAAACGCGAACTGGTGGAGGTGGTGGATTTCCTGAAAAACCCCACCAAGTATCACCAGATTGGCGCAGAGATCCCCAAGGGCGTCTTGCTGGTGGGCCCTCCCGGAACCGGTAAAACCCTGCTGGCCCGTGCCGTTGCAGGTGAAGCCGATGTTCCTTTCTTCACCGTCAGTGCTTCCGAGTTCATGGAGATGTTCGTCGGGGTGGGTGCCAGCCGTGTGCGCACCCTCTTTGATGAAGCCCGCAAAGGTGCTCCCGCCATCATCTTCATCGACGAGATCGACTCGATTGGCCGCAAACGTGGTGCAGGCATTGGTGGGGGTCACGATGAGCGTGAACAGACCCTCAACCAGATCCTCTCCGAGATGGACGGCTTCGACAAGACCTCCAGTGTGATCGTGCTGGGTGCCACCAACCGTCCTGACATTCTGGACCCTGCCCTGCTGCGTCCCGGACGTTTTGACCGTCAGGTCACCATCGATCTGCCCAACCTCAAAGAGCGTGAAGCCATCCTGAAAGTGCACATGCGCAACAAACCCATTGCTGAAGATGTCAGCCTGGATGAGCTGTCCCGTGCCACCTCTTACTTCAGTGGTGCAGACCTCAAAAACCTGGTGAACGAGGCTGCCCTGGAAGCAGGTCGCGTCAACAAGACCCGCATAGAGATGCACGACTTCTACCGCGCGCTGGACAAGATCACCCTGGGTCTGGAAAACTCCAGCCTCACCATCACCGAAGAAGAGCGCAAAGCCATTGCTTACCACGAAGCCGGGCACGCTGTGGCTGCTGCTGTGCTTCCCGGAACGGACCGCCTGCAGAAAGTCTCCATCATCCCCAGAGGCCGTGCCCTTGGTGCAGCCTTCTACCTGCCTGAAGAGCGCGCCATGGTCAGCCAGGAAAAACTGGAAAACCAGCTGGTGTACACCCTCGGAGGCCGCGCTGCAGAAGAAATCTTCATCGGTCAGATTTCCACTGGTGCTTCCAATGACTTCAAACAGGCCATGACCGTCGCCAAACGCATGGTGCTGGAATGGGGCATGGGCGAGAACTTCCGCAACATGGCCTTCGGGTCAGACTCTGGTCCAGTGTTCCTCGGAGAAGACATTGCCCACCGCAAAGACTTCTCTGACCACACCGCCAGATTGGTGGATGAAGATGTCAAACGCATCCTGGACAATGCTTACGAGCGTGCCAAGAGCGTCTTGAGGGAATACGCCGGAGCCATGCATGAGGTGTCCCGCTTGCTGCTGGAAACCGAAATGATCACCGGAGACACTGTCCGT
This window of the Deinococcus roseus genome carries:
- a CDS encoding aminotransferase-like domain-containing protein, which produces MTSEASRRSSERIYQELKQHIQSSMKPGAPLPSSRSLVEQHQASPNTIQKVVSRLMQEGLVVSRAGRGVFVAEKPQITSSTADFGWQSVLLGASPALQQDFQSLYTPAPAGVIPLGSGYLDASLQPGALLAAAMQRASRRPLIWDRISPEGLEPLRNWFAQKLGVQAQNTLITSGAQTALSTVFSVLAHSEGLPVLVESPCHLGTLAILRSCGMKPIPVPADHAGMRPDLLEQLLQSTSARILTCQPTYQNPTGLCWPEQRRKDILALCKKHGVLIVEDGATQDLGLDGPPPPNLVKMAPEQVVHVYSLTKPVAAGLRIAAIAATGPVLQRLRTALVVDDLFVTGVMQEAALELVTSAQWSRHLKTVQGTLKERRDVLVGQVQVHLPNWKIQHVPTGGFYIWVKLPEDQDDAVFARLALQHGVQVSAGHAWFPAESEGPHLRLSYAGASLEQIRQGVTTLADLGSKK
- a CDS encoding GGDEF domain-containing protein, which codes for MTTQPEQVLHSLLKASSERSSRDFLHVLAHELSSLFGAERVLVAESLDISRAQVRLVAGFEGEADLTDAVLDVSTLPCNEVYAGEVVAFTAGLQEQFPLAAPYQSYLGWPLLDATGQLIGHFALYSRQADLAWDQQLLAPVARIMESEVHRILLEREQERLSQELSSLNEKLLQESILDPLTGLLNRQHFTQLLLGEFLRFKRYGESFGLLTIGVDEFRRINDRFGHDAGDMVIKEVAAAINQEIRHGVDMTARLSGEEFVVLAVHARLDNAAVLAERLRRRLGQLSYTLPEGTLKVTCCVGISVVAPEDSTWEQVLKRANIGLYEAKSRGRNQVVAWV
- a CDS encoding GMC family oxidoreductase; the encoded protein is MTHDFIVIGAGSAGCVVTRRLLDAGASVLLLEAGGRDHDPRIKIPAAFSQLFRTTYDWQLYTQPQRHLLGRTLYWPRGKTLGGSGAINAMIVMWGHQQDYAAWGADWSWDQVLPYFQRIEGHFLKTPQHGQGGPMRVSEREFTHPITRAFLRAAVQLGYPATQDFNNGNPNGFGVYHVNHRRGERHSPYHAYLQGISGYTLKTRAQVLRILLHNKIARGVTYLQGGEVRNAFATRGVILTAGAIHSPHLLMHSGIGDPRILKAAGIALEHALPGVGRNLQDHPAVPLIFQATTSDTLETALQPQHVLNYALRKQGPLTSNIAEAGGFIKSQSSLTAPDLQYHMAPVYYRDHGITPPPMPAFSIGPTLLTPSSRGSLWVENSDPLSPPLIDPHYLQEPEDLYALIRGLEVAREIASQAALKPFKGKELLPAHKDLQFHVQNSLQTLYHPVGTCQMGDHNQAVVDDRLQVRGLKNLYITDASVMPTLPRANTQFPTMMVAERAAEWILQN
- a CDS encoding PaaI family thioesterase, which gives rise to MQTEMLNQMLATVPFNGWMNVQVTGLQKGAATCTLEPRRELLNHIGTLHAAVQFGLAESACGAAIASSLPGGLLAYTPLITRVDFQYLAALKGKGTARAQIAEDALENLLSELEVAGRTRVNVQVEVTGEDGVVAAAGTLEWYVRKNQN
- a CDS encoding alpha-amylase family glycosyl hydrolase, coding for MKKRHGVLALLTLSLAACSQQTPQVSLSNQTSIKPQTISGSAIDDWRKQVIYLLFTDRFSNGNTANDNAGSANCFDPANARKFHGGDLQGLQNKLAYIKDLGATAIWTTPVYEQVGQQSDGSCGYHGYWPKYSYPGNINIEPKLGSGTDLTNLITTMHNSTYNMKYIMDMVVNHGGVGAPITTQQPSWIHPPKPQCTYLGDPDIYCDLYALPDFAQENSAVASYLTNLSKQWVTTYNVDSIRMDTARHVPNSYWSGSWVPGINAAKANVFTFAEAFYDTNPSDLTPFMNAGFDSVINFPLRKAFVDSIAKGGSLDILASKISSYYTTWGADRSLLTINLLDNHDVQRFLNEPGAGVAETDIRKRYQLALGSLFTVPGIPQIYYGDEIGMYGGTDPDNRKDMPSWAWTDTGRNTTASGFLAGGATPKATYDYLKKLTGIRTSNEALWKGSYTELWRPNGGQNVFAYYRGSGSNRIVVVINTSTSTSSINVPIQSSGISATDKAALTNGTVFTDQLAAGAPSTATVTSGSLPVSIPAQSMAIYKAGGTPPPPTGTAVTFQVSASTWVGQSLYLVGNTTELGAWNTANALPMTASNCSGSVCTWKTTATLPAGAVQFKFIKKPGDNNAAVTWEGGSNRSYTVPSTGPVTYSGGNWQP
- a CDS encoding tetratricopeptide repeat protein: MQDTINYIHQVMQEDRFDLAFQTLDQIYPKKSEQERAQLALLAAELYALHGPELIDEGLGALMSAAELDETLAETPRFQVLRGFFLSYGEDTEDASEDALAGTQGDDTSRFFAACTLMNLGEDQQARDILHVLAEDRLPEHLKWRFHAWYGKLLDQAGEFQPAGEEYRSALRLVKVPWHQFVLSLDLSNVLLSQNELSDAQKLLEFIESYLDLVTPEQKLQYAYTLAQVHLNQSHYPDALKWIEEADRLEKELGDPSYGVALVFGQALMGLGRPAEALVHFKDALNLTETEASYCLHEIGIAHLDSDQPLEALENLQQVLRDPDYAYLPEAQADLADAEYRMGRLTEAETLAQDALEQGAVVPASLVLGNIAMDYYHLDEALNHYQRVADTAAEGGREWLVSQQMMADILVQQGFAQPDHILVHAEQALKFTDPSDDWYLTLQGYVSRAKDVLQQADQRTLN
- the ftsH gene encoding ATP-dependent zinc metalloprotease FtsH, with amino-acid sequence MIRIQPWFLVLIVLIALAVITGSNGVSRTSEVSYTTFTQLVKDQKVESVEIDGSASTAYVKLIAPEDVATVNGQDKSISVFRVNLVSDASIPDSTLIPDLKEAGVQVHRQLPNQWWGLLLSFGPVLLLVALFYFVFMRAQGGQSQVFQFGQSRAKRYGKENKVPTKFSDVAGHEEAKRELVEVVDFLKNPTKYHQIGAEIPKGVLLVGPPGTGKTLLARAVAGEADVPFFTVSASEFMEMFVGVGASRVRTLFDEARKGAPAIIFIDEIDSIGRKRGAGIGGGHDEREQTLNQILSEMDGFDKTSSVIVLGATNRPDILDPALLRPGRFDRQVTIDLPNLKEREAILKVHMRNKPIAEDVSLDELSRATSYFSGADLKNLVNEAALEAGRVNKTRIEMHDFYRALDKITLGLENSSLTITEEERKAIAYHEAGHAVAAAVLPGTDRLQKVSIIPRGRALGAAFYLPEERAMVSQEKLENQLVYTLGGRAAEEIFIGQISTGASNDFKQAMTVAKRMVLEWGMGENFRNMAFGSDSGPVFLGEDIAHRKDFSDHTARLVDEDVKRILDNAYERAKSVLREYAGAMHEVSRLLLETEMITGDTVREAIKRNGLSKEAYPSIS